A stretch of Campylobacter showae DNA encodes these proteins:
- the uvrA gene encoding excinuclease ABC subunit UvrA, producing the protein MNANDTIKITGAREHNLKNLNLEIPKNKLVVFTGLSGSGKSTLAFDTLYAEGQRRYMESLSSYARQFLDRVGKPDVDKIEGLTPAIAIDQKTTSKNPRSTVGTITEIYDYLRLLYARVGIQHCHKCGKPISKMSASDIINEIQKLPQGAKVVIYAPLVREKKGTWADLIENLRGKGYVRAQIDGVQVRLDEEIELAKTKKHTIKLIVDRIVIDADNAQRLAQDVEKALNESYGEVEIEIANAEELGLKESFIHYSEHSACFDCKISFTPLEPLSFSFNSPKGACERCDGLGIRYSLDLTKVIDEEKSIEGGAIKLLYGYNMSYYYKFLLAFCEQNGIDVKRPYCELSEDEKRLVLYGNVKEVEFFWKRNKLLRKFEGALKITHGLLKDYKDFDEYMSEKVCDDCGGHRLKPQSLAVKVAGRGIGEILDMSIENCTAFFSDESNFSYLSEYDKTIAKPIFKEINERLFFLYDVGLGYLSLGRDARTISGGEAQRIRIASQIGSGLSGVMYVLDEPSIGLHERDTLKLIKTLRNLQAKGNSVIVVEHDKKTIEEADYVVDIGPGAGKFGGQIVFAGDVKSLLGSSTQTALYINGEKEIDYQKNRKIDTWLEISNVNINNISNLSARFPLRNLIGITGVSGSGKSSLVLQTLLPEAQEQLNRAKKVKKVAGVNLSGLENLDKVIYLDQSPIGRTPRSNPATYTGVMDEIRGLFAQTKEAKLRGYKIGRFSFNVKGGRCEKCQGEGEITIEMHFLPDVNVVCDSCGGTRYNAQTLEILYKGKSIADVLNMSIDEAVEFFKSVPKIASKLTTLQDVGLGYITLGQNAVTLSGGEAQRVKLAKELSRSDTGNTLYILDEPTTGLHFADVDRLVRVLHHLVDLGNSVFVIEHNMDVIKNCDYIVDMGPEGGAKGGKIIAQGSVKEVAKNHAKTGSYTGKFLAEELENMKKVKSKPKKG; encoded by the coding sequence ATGAACGCAAACGACACCATAAAAATCACGGGCGCGCGCGAGCACAACCTGAAAAATTTAAATTTAGAAATCCCAAAAAACAAGCTCGTAGTTTTCACCGGACTTAGCGGCAGCGGCAAGAGCACGCTAGCCTTTGACACGCTTTACGCCGAAGGGCAGCGCAGGTATATGGAGAGCCTTAGCAGCTACGCTAGGCAGTTTCTAGACCGCGTGGGTAAGCCCGACGTCGATAAGATCGAGGGTCTCACGCCCGCTATCGCGATAGATCAAAAAACCACGTCCAAAAACCCGCGCTCGACCGTGGGCACGATAACGGAAATTTACGACTATCTGCGCCTTCTTTATGCAAGGGTCGGCATACAGCACTGCCACAAGTGCGGCAAACCGATCTCTAAAATGTCGGCTAGCGATATCATAAACGAGATCCAAAAGTTGCCTCAGGGCGCTAAAGTCGTCATATACGCTCCGCTCGTGCGCGAGAAAAAGGGCACGTGGGCGGACTTGATCGAAAATTTACGCGGCAAAGGCTACGTGCGCGCCCAGATAGACGGCGTGCAGGTGAGATTAGATGAGGAGATCGAGCTAGCCAAAACCAAAAAGCACACGATAAAGCTCATCGTAGACCGTATCGTGATAGACGCGGATAACGCGCAGCGCCTAGCCCAGGACGTAGAAAAAGCGCTGAATGAAAGCTACGGCGAGGTCGAGATCGAGATCGCAAATGCCGAAGAACTCGGGCTAAAAGAGAGCTTCATTCACTACAGCGAGCACTCGGCGTGTTTTGATTGTAAAATTTCATTTACGCCGCTCGAGCCGCTTAGCTTTAGCTTCAACTCTCCAAAAGGCGCGTGCGAGAGGTGCGACGGCCTTGGCATCAGATATAGCCTGGATCTTACCAAAGTGATCGACGAGGAAAAAAGCATCGAAGGCGGCGCGATAAAGCTTCTTTACGGCTACAATATGAGCTATTATTATAAATTTTTGCTAGCTTTTTGCGAGCAAAACGGTATCGACGTAAAGCGCCCCTACTGCGAGCTTAGCGAGGACGAAAAGCGCCTCGTGCTCTACGGCAACGTAAAAGAGGTCGAGTTTTTCTGGAAGCGAAACAAGCTACTGCGCAAATTTGAAGGCGCGCTAAAAATCACTCACGGACTGCTAAAAGACTACAAGGACTTTGACGAATACATGAGCGAGAAGGTCTGCGACGACTGCGGCGGACACAGGCTAAAGCCTCAAAGCCTAGCTGTCAAGGTCGCAGGGCGCGGTATCGGCGAAATTTTAGACATGAGTATCGAAAACTGCACCGCGTTTTTTTCAGACGAGTCAAATTTTAGCTACCTTAGCGAATACGATAAAACGATCGCAAAGCCGATATTTAAGGAGATAAACGAGAGGCTGTTTTTCCTCTACGACGTGGGGCTTGGCTATCTATCGCTCGGACGCGACGCGCGCACGATTAGCGGCGGCGAAGCGCAGCGTATCAGGATCGCTAGCCAGATCGGATCGGGCCTTAGCGGCGTGATGTACGTACTAGACGAGCCTAGCATCGGCCTGCACGAGCGCGATACTCTAAAGCTCATCAAAACGCTGCGAAATTTGCAAGCCAAAGGCAACTCGGTTATCGTCGTCGAGCACGATAAAAAGACGATCGAGGAGGCCGACTACGTCGTGGATATCGGGCCTGGAGCGGGGAAATTTGGCGGACAGATAGTTTTTGCCGGCGACGTGAAAAGCCTGCTAGGCTCAAGCACGCAAACAGCGCTTTACATAAACGGCGAAAAGGAAATCGACTACCAAAAAAACCGCAAAATCGACACGTGGCTTGAAATCTCAAACGTAAATATCAACAACATATCAAATTTAAGCGCGCGCTTTCCGCTACGAAATTTGATCGGTATCACGGGAGTTTCGGGGTCCGGTAAAAGCTCGCTCGTGCTACAAACCCTGCTGCCTGAGGCTCAGGAGCAGCTAAACCGCGCCAAAAAGGTAAAAAAGGTCGCGGGAGTAAATTTGAGCGGACTAGAAAATCTAGACAAAGTGATCTACCTCGATCAAAGCCCGATCGGCCGCACTCCGCGCAGTAATCCAGCCACATACACGGGCGTGATGGACGAGATCAGAGGGCTTTTTGCGCAGACTAAGGAAGCCAAACTGCGCGGTTACAAGATCGGCAGGTTTAGCTTCAACGTCAAGGGCGGACGCTGCGAAAAGTGCCAAGGCGAGGGCGAGATCACGATCGAGATGCACTTTTTGCCCGACGTAAACGTCGTTTGCGACTCGTGCGGCGGCACCCGCTATAATGCGCAGACGCTAGAAATCCTCTACAAAGGCAAAAGTATCGCCGACGTGCTAAATATGAGCATCGACGAGGCGGTGGAGTTTTTTAAATCCGTGCCCAAAATCGCTAGCAAACTAACAACGTTACAAGACGTGGGCCTAGGCTATATCACGCTAGGGCAAAACGCCGTGACGCTAAGCGGCGGCGAGGCGCAGCGCGTAAAGCTCGCAAAAGAGCTCAGCCGCTCGGACACGGGAAATACGCTCTATATCCTTGATGAGCCGACTACGGGGCTGCATTTCGCCGACGTCGATAGGCTCGTGCGCGTGCTGCACCATTTGGTCGATCTTGGCAACTCGGTCTTTGTCATCGAACATAATATGGACGTCATCAAAAACTGCGACTACATCGTCGATATGGGACCCGAGGGCGGCGCAAAAGGCGGTAAAATCATCGCGCAGGGCAGCGTAAAAGAGGTCGCTAAAAATCACGCAAAAACGGGCAGCTATACGGGTAAATTTTTGGCCGAGGAGCTGGAAAATATGAAAAAAGTAAAAAGTAAGCCAAAAAAGGGATAG